In Ostrea edulis chromosome 4, xbOstEdul1.1, whole genome shotgun sequence, a single window of DNA contains:
- the LOC125668520 gene encoding uncharacterized protein LOC125668520 isoform X3 codes for MVQICCCCCDFRFFPPYDSRISISPTPDFKLNKSLQCNVFRVPLERALHSKTLYSVVLKCLKDDDGTLQYSKLVDKFTGECHRYRLLTTTGSEVIYKEQAVFSSSVQDIVLGVVFSVVALLIVFVTIHYQYKRYRRQRRMQQYLSTPHTDPFERLQDHMEE; via the exons ATGGTACAGATATGCTGTTGTTGTTGTGATTTTAG atttTTTCCTCCATATGACAGCAGGATCTCGATTTCCCCCACACCTGACTTTAAACTTAACAAGTCTTTGCAATG TAACGTCTTTCGAGTTCCATTAGAAAGGGCACTTCATTCAAAGACGTTGTACAGTGTAGTTTTGAAGTGTTTAAAAGATGATGATGGTACATTACAATATTCCAAACTTGTTGATAAATTTACAG GGGAATGTCACAGATACCGACTTCTCACCACCACTGGATCCGAGGTGATCTATAAGGAGCAGGCTGTGTTCTCGTCGTCTGTACAGGATATTGTTCTGGGGGTTGTGTTCAGTGTGGTGGCTCTCCTCATTGTGTTTGTGACAATTCATTATCAGTACAAACGATACCGACGACAACGCAGAATGCAGCAATATCTCAG CACACCTCACACCGATCCGTTTGAACGACTACAGGATCACATGGAGGAGTGA
- the LOC125668520 gene encoding uncharacterized protein LOC125668520 isoform X4 gives MSETSLWYRYAVVVVILDFFLHMTAGSRFPPHLTLNLTSLCNGECHRYRLLTTTGSEVIYKEQAVFSSSVQDIVLGVVFSVVALLIVFVTIHYQYKRYRRQRRMQQYLSTPHTDPFERLQDHMEE, from the exons ATGAGTGAAACGTCTCTATGGTACAGATATGCTGTTGTTGTTGTGATTTTAG atttTTTCCTCCATATGACAGCAGGATCTCGATTTCCCCCACACCTGACTTTAAACTTAACAAGTCTTTGCAATG GGGAATGTCACAGATACCGACTTCTCACCACCACTGGATCCGAGGTGATCTATAAGGAGCAGGCTGTGTTCTCGTCGTCTGTACAGGATATTGTTCTGGGGGTTGTGTTCAGTGTGGTGGCTCTCCTCATTGTGTTTGTGACAATTCATTATCAGTACAAACGATACCGACGACAACGCAGAATGCAGCAATATCTCAG CACACCTCACACCGATCCGTTTGAACGACTACAGGATCACATGGAGGAGTGA
- the LOC125668520 gene encoding uncharacterized protein LOC125668520 isoform X2 yields the protein MATTDFFLHMTAGSRFPPHLTLNLTSLCNDEAFFEAFPKYRVINSTCTISYSLNKASSHSVNANNFVFNSSSNVFRVPLERALHSKTLYSVVLKCLKDDDGTLQYSKLVDKFTGECHRYRLLTTTGSEVIYKEQAVFSSSVQDIVLGVVFSVVALLIVFVTIHYQYKRYRRQRRMQQYLSTPHTDPFERLQDHMEE from the exons ATGGCCACTACCG atttTTTCCTCCATATGACAGCAGGATCTCGATTTCCCCCACACCTGACTTTAAACTTAACAAGTCTTTGCAATGATGAGGCATTCTTTGAGGCATTTCCAAAATACAGAGTCATTAACAGTACCTGTACTATATCATACAGTCTGAATAAAGCCAGCAGTCACAGTGTTAACGccaataattttgtatttaattcaAGTAGTAACGTCTTTCGAGTTCCATTAGAAAGGGCACTTCATTCAAAGACGTTGTACAGTGTAGTTTTGAAGTGTTTAAAAGATGATGATGGTACATTACAATATTCCAAACTTGTTGATAAATTTACAG GGGAATGTCACAGATACCGACTTCTCACCACCACTGGATCCGAGGTGATCTATAAGGAGCAGGCTGTGTTCTCGTCGTCTGTACAGGATATTGTTCTGGGGGTTGTGTTCAGTGTGGTGGCTCTCCTCATTGTGTTTGTGACAATTCATTATCAGTACAAACGATACCGACGACAACGCAGAATGCAGCAATATCTCAG CACACCTCACACCGATCCGTTTGAACGACTACAGGATCACATGGAGGAGTGA
- the LOC125668520 gene encoding uncharacterized protein LOC125668520 isoform X5: MATTDFFLHMTAGSRFPPHLTLNLTSLCNGECHRYRLLTTTGSEVIYKEQAVFSSSVQDIVLGVVFSVVALLIVFVTIHYQYKRYRRQRRMQQYLSTPHTDPFERLQDHMEE, from the exons ATGGCCACTACCG atttTTTCCTCCATATGACAGCAGGATCTCGATTTCCCCCACACCTGACTTTAAACTTAACAAGTCTTTGCAATG GGGAATGTCACAGATACCGACTTCTCACCACCACTGGATCCGAGGTGATCTATAAGGAGCAGGCTGTGTTCTCGTCGTCTGTACAGGATATTGTTCTGGGGGTTGTGTTCAGTGTGGTGGCTCTCCTCATTGTGTTTGTGACAATTCATTATCAGTACAAACGATACCGACGACAACGCAGAATGCAGCAATATCTCAG CACACCTCACACCGATCCGTTTGAACGACTACAGGATCACATGGAGGAGTGA
- the LOC130054137 gene encoding uncharacterized protein LOC130054137 isoform X2 encodes MGEVPALFISTGVDGRGPRVIHLFSTGGDGRGPRVIHLFSIGVDGRGPRITHLFSTGGDGRGPRIIHLFSTGVDERGPRITHLFSTGGDGRGPRIIHLFSIGVDGGGPRIIHLFSTGVDEKGPRIIHLFCTGVDGGGPRIIHLFSTGVDGGGPRVIHLFCTEVDERGPHVIHLICTGVDERGPCVIHLFSTEYLGRWERVIIFIILG; translated from the exons ATGGGAGAG GTCCCTGCATTATTCATCTCTACTGGAGTAGATGGGAGAGGTCCCCGCGTTATTCATCTCTTCTCTACTGGAGGAGATGGGAGAGGTCCCCGCGTTATTCATCTCTTCTCTATTGGAGTAGATGGGAGAGGTCCCCGCATTACTCATCTCTTCTCTACTGGAGGAGATGGGAGAGGTCCCCGCATTATTCATCTCTTCTCTACTGGAGTAGATGAGAGAGGTCCCCGCATTACTCATCTCTTCTCTACTGGAGGAGATGGGAGAGGTCCCCGCATTATTCATCTCTTCTCTATTGGAGTAGATGGGGGAGGTCCCCGCATTATTCATCTCTTCTCTACTGGAGTAGATGAGAAAGGTCCCCGCATTATTCATCTCTTCTGTACTGGAGTAGATGGGGGAGGTCCCCGCATTATTCATCTCTTCTCTACTGGAGTAGATGGGGGAGGTCCTCGCGTTATTCATCTCTTCTGTACTGAAGTAGATGAAAGAGGTCCCCATGTTATTCATCTCATCTGTACTGGAGTAGATGAGAGAGGTCCCTGCGTTATTCATCTCTTCTCTACGGAATACTTAGGTAGATGGGAGAGGGTCATTATCTTCATAATACTAGgataa
- the LOC130054137 gene encoding uncharacterized protein LOC130054137 isoform X1 encodes MGEVPALFISTGVDGRGPRVIHLFSTGGDGRGPRVIHLFSIGVDGRGPRITHLFSTGGDGRGPRIIHLFSTGVDERGPRITHLFSTGGDGRGPRIIHLFSIGVDGGGPRIIHLFSTGVDEKGPRIIHLFCTGVDGGGPRIIHLFSTGVDGGGPRVIHLFCTEVDERGPHVIHLICTGVDERGPCVIHLFSTEYLGRWERVIIFIILG; translated from the coding sequence ATGGGAGAGGTCCCTGCATTATTCATCTCTACTGGAGTAGATGGGAGAGGTCCCCGCGTTATTCATCTCTTCTCTACTGGAGGAGATGGGAGAGGTCCCCGCGTTATTCATCTCTTCTCTATTGGAGTAGATGGGAGAGGTCCCCGCATTACTCATCTCTTCTCTACTGGAGGAGATGGGAGAGGTCCCCGCATTATTCATCTCTTCTCTACTGGAGTAGATGAGAGAGGTCCCCGCATTACTCATCTCTTCTCTACTGGAGGAGATGGGAGAGGTCCCCGCATTATTCATCTCTTCTCTATTGGAGTAGATGGGGGAGGTCCCCGCATTATTCATCTCTTCTCTACTGGAGTAGATGAGAAAGGTCCCCGCATTATTCATCTCTTCTGTACTGGAGTAGATGGGGGAGGTCCCCGCATTATTCATCTCTTCTCTACTGGAGTAGATGGGGGAGGTCCTCGCGTTATTCATCTCTTCTGTACTGAAGTAGATGAAAGAGGTCCCCATGTTATTCATCTCATCTGTACTGGAGTAGATGAGAGAGGTCCCTGCGTTATTCATCTCTTCTCTACGGAATACTTAGGTAGATGGGAGAGGGTCATTATCTTCATAATACTAGgataa
- the LOC125668520 gene encoding uncharacterized protein LOC125668520 isoform X1, whose amino-acid sequence MSETSLWYRYAVVVVILDFFLHMTAGSRFPPHLTLNLTSLCNDEAFFEAFPKYRVINSTCTISYSLNKASSHSVNANNFVFNSSSNVFRVPLERALHSKTLYSVVLKCLKDDDGTLQYSKLVDKFTGECHRYRLLTTTGSEVIYKEQAVFSSSVQDIVLGVVFSVVALLIVFVTIHYQYKRYRRQRRMQQYLSTPHTDPFERLQDHMEE is encoded by the exons ATGAGTGAAACGTCTCTATGGTACAGATATGCTGTTGTTGTTGTGATTTTAG atttTTTCCTCCATATGACAGCAGGATCTCGATTTCCCCCACACCTGACTTTAAACTTAACAAGTCTTTGCAATGATGAGGCATTCTTTGAGGCATTTCCAAAATACAGAGTCATTAACAGTACCTGTACTATATCATACAGTCTGAATAAAGCCAGCAGTCACAGTGTTAACGccaataattttgtatttaattcaAGTAGTAACGTCTTTCGAGTTCCATTAGAAAGGGCACTTCATTCAAAGACGTTGTACAGTGTAGTTTTGAAGTGTTTAAAAGATGATGATGGTACATTACAATATTCCAAACTTGTTGATAAATTTACAG GGGAATGTCACAGATACCGACTTCTCACCACCACTGGATCCGAGGTGATCTATAAGGAGCAGGCTGTGTTCTCGTCGTCTGTACAGGATATTGTTCTGGGGGTTGTGTTCAGTGTGGTGGCTCTCCTCATTGTGTTTGTGACAATTCATTATCAGTACAAACGATACCGACGACAACGCAGAATGCAGCAATATCTCAG CACACCTCACACCGATCCGTTTGAACGACTACAGGATCACATGGAGGAGTGA